In the genome of Staphylococcus durrellii, one region contains:
- a CDS encoding pyridoxamine 5'-phosphate oxidase family protein, which yields MELPSDVAQLLNGQDLEQKQHIVMTLHSITSEGYPHTSMLSVGEIIAINSKHLRLALWPRTTTTLSLESLKKANLVIVYNQKVCYLELDTIVLPKPEVEQYERVRFEAIIQTIKIDSAKYAEIKSGITVNMYNPNEVIERWKVTLNELLNV from the coding sequence ATGGAATTACCAAGTGATGTTGCACAATTACTAAATGGTCAAGATTTAGAACAAAAACAGCATATTGTAATGACGTTGCACTCTATTACTTCAGAAGGCTACCCTCATACATCTATGCTGAGTGTAGGGGAAATTATCGCCATTAATTCTAAACATTTACGTCTTGCCTTATGGCCCCGTACAACAACAACCTTAAGTTTAGAATCATTAAAAAAAGCTAATTTAGTCATAGTATATAATCAAAAAGTCTGTTATTTAGAGTTAGATACAATTGTTCTACCAAAACCAGAAGTAGAACAATATGAACGTGTACGTTTCGAAGCTATTATCCAAACTATTAAAATTGATAGTGCCAAATATGCCGAAATTAAATCAGGTATCACTGTAAATATGTATAATCCAAACGAGGTGATAGAACGTTGGAAAGTTACTTTAAATGAATTATTAAATGTTTAA
- a CDS encoding non-oxidative hydroxyarylic acid decarboxylases subunit D codes for MMCPRCNSKNVELLSRAPKDDAWEVYICNTCTFSWRNTEHENITDPNKYDSRFKLNPDEFEQLDEIPPIPDLKK; via the coding sequence ATGATGTGTCCAAGATGCAATTCAAAGAATGTTGAATTATTATCTAGAGCACCAAAAGATGATGCTTGGGAAGTATATATTTGTAATACTTGTACTTTTTCATGGCGAAATACAGAGCACGAAAATATTACAGACCCTAATAAATACGATTCAAGATTTAAATTAAATCCAGATGAATTTGAACAACTAGATGAAATACCACCTATTCCTGATTTAAAAAAGTAA
- a CDS encoding DNA-3-methyladenine glycosylase family protein, with translation METTWHVSIKDERTQQLMNTDSVLAGLITDIGDINKNIRPDPLKSIIRSIVGQQISVKAAATIFERLTQKINNDWSVERISKLTQEDMAEIGLSTTKQKYLFNLIEYIKDKALDFTIFTTLSNSEIIKRLTAVKGIGKWTAEVFLIFTMQREDVVPIDDVGLQRAAKYLYKASNENGRELLKACKAIWGEHATIGCLYLWEYIHQYDI, from the coding sequence ATGGAAACAACATGGCATGTTTCAATTAAAGATGAACGCACGCAACAATTAATGAATACAGATAGTGTATTAGCAGGACTAATAACAGACATTGGTGATATTAATAAAAATATACGCCCAGACCCACTGAAGTCTATTATTAGATCGATTGTAGGACAACAAATTTCAGTTAAAGCCGCAGCAACTATCTTTGAACGTTTAACTCAAAAAATAAATAATGATTGGTCTGTCGAGAGGATCAGTAAATTAACTCAAGAAGATATGGCGGAGATAGGACTATCAACAACTAAACAAAAATATCTATTTAATCTTATTGAATATATTAAAGATAAGGCATTGGATTTCACTATATTTACTACATTAAGTAATAGCGAAATCATAAAACGGTTAACTGCCGTTAAAGGTATTGGTAAATGGACGGCCGAAGTATTTCTTATTTTTACAATGCAAAGAGAAGACGTGGTGCCAATTGATGATGTTGGATTACAACGTGCAGCAAAGTATTTATACAAAGCATCTAATGAAAATGGTCGAGAGTTGTTGAAAGCCTGCAAAGCTATTTGGGGTGAGCACGCAACAATCGGGTGTCTCTATTTATGGGAATATATTCATCAATACGATATTTAA